The following proteins are co-located in the Betaproteobacteria bacterium genome:
- a CDS encoding flagellar brake protein has protein sequence MTTTPAPIKSDDLPAANCTLPELYVDELEPYQEYSRIEILANLRVLIDRHVLTTVYFDQGASFIITRILGFTADFEELIFDLSPDAKTNEKLQESSDLTMVAFFNHIKVQFTVNRAVLTQFENAPALRVGLPRSLLRLQRRTAFRARTLAANSPDVLLPPITDALGTHETGRLRVADISATGFAFVAPAEKPVLTVGMQLAGCELQLYDNESYGVDIEIRRVSVFKDGFGREMSRVGCRLLRISGSAEMAVQRYVNQLDVAGRSNH, from the coding sequence ATGACGACTACTCCCGCCCCGATCAAAAGTGATGACCTGCCGGCTGCGAATTGCACGCTCCCGGAGTTGTACGTCGACGAGCTTGAGCCCTACCAGGAGTACTCACGCATCGAGATACTGGCCAATTTGCGCGTACTGATTGACCGGCACGTGCTGACCACCGTGTATTTCGATCAGGGGGCGAGTTTCATCATCACCCGAATCCTCGGATTTACGGCGGATTTCGAGGAGCTTATTTTCGACCTCTCGCCGGACGCCAAAACAAACGAAAAACTGCAGGAGTCCAGCGACCTGACAATGGTCGCGTTTTTCAACCATATCAAGGTGCAGTTCACCGTCAATCGCGCGGTCCTCACGCAATTTGAGAATGCGCCGGCATTGCGTGTCGGCCTGCCGCGATCACTATTGCGGCTGCAGCGGCGCACGGCGTTCCGCGCGCGCACGCTGGCGGCCAACAGCCCCGATGTGTTGCTGCCGCCGATTACCGATGCGCTCGGCACGCACGAAACAGGACGTCTCAGGGTTGCCGATATCAGCGCCACCGGATTCGCCTTTGTCGCGCCTGCCGAGAAGCCGGTCCTGACGGTAGGCATGCAACTCGCGGGGTGTGAACTGCAGTTGTATGACAACGAATCCTATGGAGTGGATATCGAGATTCGGCGCGTGTCGGTTTTCAAGGATGGATTTGGACGGGAAATGAGCCGGGTCGGCTGCCGCCTGCTACGAATTTCCGGCTCCGCCGAGATGGCGGTACAGCGTTATGTGAATCAGCTTGATGTGGCGGGGCGGAGTAATCACTGA
- a CDS encoding flagellar hook-basal body complex protein FliE produces the protein MVQVRNKLVTAYNETMNMQV, from the coding sequence GTGGTGCAGGTGCGCAACAAACTGGTGACTGCTTACAACGAGACGATGAACATGCAGGTCTAG
- a CDS encoding ankyrin repeat domain-containing protein, whose protein sequence is MSDLKHLLLEYQGLLQFADTALVSPNQVGTDEDAPIHVAARAGNAEHMFAFIRNNADINQAGDLGNTPLHWASACGKIDTVRLLVESGARCDVRNEFLQTPQDVAQLGGHYVVVDFLRSCASGSGVAM, encoded by the coding sequence ATGAGCGACCTGAAACACCTGCTACTTGAATATCAAGGGTTGCTGCAGTTTGCTGACACTGCACTCGTCAGCCCAAATCAAGTGGGAACTGACGAGGATGCGCCCATCCACGTTGCGGCTAGGGCTGGCAACGCCGAACACATGTTTGCCTTCATTCGTAATAACGCAGACATCAATCAAGCTGGAGATCTTGGAAATACGCCTCTACACTGGGCTTCCGCTTGCGGAAAAATCGACACGGTACGGCTGCTAGTTGAGTCTGGTGCGAGATGTGATGTTCGGAACGAATTCTTGCAAACACCACAAGATGTCGCGCAATTGGGCGGGCATTATGTAGTCGTCGATTTTTTGCGTTCATGCGCATCGGGGTCAGGCGTAGCGATGTAG
- a CDS encoding DNRLRE domain-containing protein, whose product MNARHRKTAVRGVSGFIATLALLFAASSQAQTTVTLQQGLNAYTGATDTYINSGSATSNFGTATSVQDQTGSRGVLVRFKIFAADGGPVPNGATIQSATLSLYKSSGGATTYGARRVLKNWVETQATWNKATSTLNWSVAGATGSGTDLVATADGSASTTTAAGWLAFTVTGGVAAMSAGAANYGWRLVPTSGATAAKSFNSREYTTNTTLRPKLAITYTLTNAAPTVSLTAPANGTVLLPPATIALAATAADSDGTITKVEFYRGATLVATATAAPYTASDAAVAPGTYAYTAKAYDNGGATTTTAAASVRVDALPAVSLTAPVGGASYPAPASITLTASAADSDGTIVKVEFYRGTTLAGTANAAPFTVADANVPAAAYSYTAKAYDNDGGITTSAPINVTVTPPQALYYIHADQIGTPRAITKSSDNTKVWEWSNAESFGDNAPNEDPNATGTTFKYNLRFPGQFADVETGTSYNYFRDYDPSTGRYIESDPIGLGGGINTFAYAGNNPLFNTDRDGLDYWVEGSVKGEGGYPFHRSVCVGQYNGIRNCISFGVDEEDCHFGCKGKVYYDTSAAGPLISGNYSYWYRYSSANTDAKISAEFDKLEGTPGSYWLIGNSCRNFSGRVFEDLTKRYRGESKRKP is encoded by the coding sequence GTGAACGCCCGGCATCGGAAGACCGCCGTGCGCGGAGTATCCGGATTCATCGCGACCCTCGCCCTGCTGTTCGCCGCATCGAGTCAGGCGCAGACAACCGTCACCCTGCAACAAGGCCTCAACGCCTACACCGGCGCCACCGACACCTATATCAACAGCGGCTCGGCCACCAGCAACTTCGGCACCGCCACGTCGGTACAGGACCAGACCGGCTCGCGCGGGGTGCTGGTGCGCTTCAAGATCTTCGCCGCCGATGGCGGACCGGTGCCCAATGGCGCGACCATCCAGTCGGCGACCCTGAGCCTGTACAAGTCCTCGGGCGGTGCCACCACCTATGGCGCCCGGCGCGTGCTCAAGAACTGGGTGGAGACCCAGGCGACGTGGAACAAAGCCACGAGTACCCTCAACTGGAGCGTGGCCGGGGCGACCGGATCGGGCACCGACCTCGTCGCCACCGCCGACGGCAGTGCCTCGACCACGACCGCGGCCGGATGGCTCGCCTTCACCGTCACCGGCGGTGTTGCCGCGATGAGCGCCGGCGCCGCCAACTACGGATGGCGGCTGGTACCGACCAGTGGCGCCACCGCCGCCAAGTCATTCAACAGCCGCGAGTACACCACCAATACCACCTTGCGTCCGAAACTGGCCATCACCTACACGCTGACCAACGCGGCGCCGACGGTGAGCCTGACGGCGCCGGCGAATGGGACGGTGCTGCTGCCGCCGGCCACCATCGCGCTCGCCGCCACCGCGGCCGACAGCGACGGCACGATTACCAAGGTCGAGTTCTATCGCGGCGCGACGCTGGTGGCGACCGCCACCGCCGCCCCGTACACGGCCAGCGACGCCGCGGTCGCGCCGGGCACTTACGCCTATACGGCCAAGGCGTATGACAACGGTGGTGCGACGACGACCACGGCCGCGGCAAGCGTGCGCGTGGACGCACTGCCGGCGGTGAGCCTCACCGCCCCGGTTGGCGGGGCGAGCTATCCGGCGCCGGCGAGCATCACGCTGACGGCGAGTGCGGCCGACAGCGACGGCACGATTGTGAAGGTTGAGTTCTATCGGGGAACCACGCTGGCAGGGACGGCGAATGCGGCGCCGTTCACGGTGGCGGATGCCAATGTGCCTGCGGCGGCGTACAGCTATACGGCGAAGGCCTATGACAATGATGGCGGGATCACGACCTCGGCGCCTATCAATGTGACGGTGACTCCGCCGCAGGCGCTTTACTATATTCATGCCGACCAGATCGGCACGCCGAGAGCGATCACCAAATCAAGTGATAACACCAAGGTCTGGGAGTGGAGCAATGCAGAGTCGTTTGGCGATAACGCGCCGAATGAAGACCCAAACGCGACCGGGACAACCTTCAAATACAACCTGCGGTTCCCGGGACAATTCGCGGACGTGGAGACCGGCACCAGCTACAACTACTTCAGGGATTACGATCCGAGCACAGGACGTTATATAGAGAGTGATCCGATTGGGCTGGGCGGCGGCATTAACACATTTGCATATGCCGGAAATAACCCACTCTTCAATACTGATCGAGACGGACTCGATTACTGGGTCGAGGGTTCAGTTAAGGGTGAAGGAGGGTATCCTTTTCACCGTAGCGTCTGCGTTGGTCAATACAACGGAATTAGAAATTGCATTAGCTTTGGTGTAGATGAAGAGGATTGCCATTTCGGCTGCAAAGGAAAGGTTTACTACGATACCTCGGCGGCTGGCCCACTGATATCTGGAAACTACAGTTACTGGTATCGATATTCCAGTGCGAATACCGATGCGAAGATATCTGCCGAGTTTGACAAATTGGAAGGTACCCCAGGATCCTATTGGCTCATTGGCAATAGTTGTCGAAATTTCTCAGGGCGAGTATTTGAAGATTTGACCAAAAGATACCGCGGTGAATCGAAGAGAAAACCATAG
- a CDS encoding RHS repeat protein, which translates to MTYTLDNMGNRTKEAYKDPAGTLARTRTRVYDALNRLQQDIGGATPASQITQYGYDANDLLVSTTDPLARVTTQSYDALNRLMQVVDPFNGAAAPTKYEYDAQDNLTKVTDPKNLATVYVYNGFNELTSQTSPDTGITGFTYDNAGNLLTKTDARGVTATYGYDVLNRVSSISYPAYQTDPAETVTYTYDGTPISCTNGKGRLCSITDKTGTTTYSYDNKGRVLSKAQTTLAFTQTLSYSYNSAGQLATMTLPSGKVVAYTYLNNRVTGITLDGVPVVKNADYEPFGPIGEWTWGNDSIAAPNKYIRYFDLDGRTTKIESGPANGAIDPTLIVYDAASRITDLQKLTANVVDPAKSTTYGYDSLDRLTVVTPNAGNTNPARGFSYDGVGNRLTSTVAGSLTNYGYGTSSHRLNNLTGSIAKSYSYDSDGNRTTDGSSTWSYGGNNRPTSITIPGTTPVVVQAGINALGQRVTKTVNGTVTRFIYDEGGRLIGEYDLAGTARQETLWFNDLPVAVFK; encoded by the coding sequence GTGACCTACACGCTCGACAACATGGGCAACCGCACGAAGGAGGCCTACAAGGACCCGGCCGGCACCCTGGCGCGCACCCGCACCCGCGTCTACGACGCCCTGAACCGGCTGCAACAGGACATCGGCGGCGCCACCCCGGCCAGCCAGATCACCCAATACGGCTACGACGCCAACGACCTGCTCGTGAGCACCACCGACCCGCTGGCGCGCGTGACCACACAAAGCTACGACGCCCTGAACCGGCTGATGCAAGTGGTTGATCCCTTCAACGGCGCCGCCGCCCCGACCAAGTACGAATACGACGCCCAGGACAACCTCACCAAGGTCACCGACCCAAAGAATCTGGCCACCGTCTACGTCTACAACGGCTTCAACGAACTGACCAGCCAGACCAGTCCCGATACCGGCATTACCGGCTTCACCTACGACAATGCCGGCAACCTCCTCACCAAGACCGATGCCCGCGGTGTGACCGCGACCTACGGCTACGACGTGCTGAACCGGGTGTCCAGCATCAGCTATCCCGCCTATCAGACCGACCCCGCCGAAACCGTCACCTACACCTACGATGGCACGCCAATAAGCTGCACCAACGGCAAAGGCCGCCTCTGTTCGATCACCGACAAGACCGGCACCACCACCTACAGCTATGACAACAAGGGCCGGGTGCTGTCCAAGGCACAGACCACGCTCGCCTTCACCCAGACGCTGAGCTACAGCTACAACAGCGCCGGACAACTGGCCACCATGACGCTGCCGTCGGGCAAGGTCGTCGCCTACACCTACCTCAACAACCGCGTCACCGGCATCACGCTCGATGGGGTGCCCGTCGTCAAGAACGCCGACTACGAACCGTTCGGCCCGATCGGCGAATGGACCTGGGGCAACGACAGCATTGCCGCGCCGAACAAGTACATTCGCTACTTCGATCTCGATGGCCGCACCACCAAGATCGAATCCGGCCCGGCCAATGGCGCGATCGATCCAACCCTCATCGTCTACGATGCCGCCAGCCGCATCACTGACTTGCAGAAGCTCACCGCCAATGTGGTGGATCCGGCCAAGAGCACCACCTACGGCTACGACAGCCTCGACCGGCTGACGGTGGTGACCCCCAACGCCGGCAACACCAATCCCGCGCGCGGCTTCAGCTACGACGGCGTCGGCAACCGCCTGACGTCCACCGTCGCCGGCAGCCTCACCAACTACGGCTACGGCACCAGCAGCCATCGCCTCAACAATCTCACCGGCTCCATCGCCAAGAGCTACAGCTACGACAGTGACGGCAACCGCACCACCGATGGATCCTCGACCTGGAGCTACGGCGGCAACAACCGGCCGACCAGCATCACGATCCCCGGCACCACGCCCGTCGTCGTTCAGGCCGGCATCAATGCGCTCGGCCAGCGCGTGACCAAGACCGTGAACGGCACGGTGACGCGCTTCATTTACGACGAAGGCGGGCGCCTGATCGGCGAATACGATCTCGCCGGCACCGCCCGGCAGGAAACGCTCTGGTTCAACGACCTGCCGGTGGCGGTGTTCAAGTGA